TGTCTGGTATGGAGATGTGACTGCGATCGCCGGATTTGCTGTCATTGTTAACAATTTTCTCTCTTCAATCGATTCCTTGAACGACCAAAACCGAACAAGAAGCGTGATGAACCACATGATTGCTAACACTACCGAGAAACATTTCGCTAAGACCTTGACGACCGCGACGACCAACGACAATTAAATCTGCACCCCAGCTACTAGCAAGTTCGCGGATACATCTACCAGCGTCGCCGATACGCCAGTCCCATTCAGTAGCTACACCTTCATTGGTAGCGCGATCGCCAAATTCACTCAGCCATTGACGGGTTGACTCGCTTTCTTTTTCTAACTGTTGGTGCATCGATTGAGAAAAGTTTGCCAGGTTTTGACCGTAAAGATCGGTATAAGATCCTACACTTTGATATTCCAAAGGCAACGAATGAAATAACATTAATTTAGCGTTATCTTTTTTGGCTAAATCCAAAGCTTGCTCAAAAACAAGTTTACCTGCTGGTGATTTATCGAGGGCGACTAAGATTTTTTGATATGTCATTTTTGCTACCTTGAGTTAAAAATAATTGTTGGTCAATAAATTTTGTCCCTCCGCGCTTGGTTTGGTAGCAGAGAGACAAACAAAACTTTGCTTAAAGGGAAGTAACGAATTTTTCCAAACGTTTCATTCCTTTTTCGATCGAAGTCATATCCGTGGCATAAGACAGACGAATACAATTATCTGCTCCGAATGCTACACCAGGAATGGTCGCAACTTGCTGAGAATCGAGTAAAGCGTTACAAAAATCAAGAGAAGCCATACCTGTTGTACTGATATCAACAAACAGGTAAAAAGCGCCATTGGGTTTGGGACAACTTAGTCCGGGAATAGCAGAAACTGCTTCTAGCATAACTTGACGCCGTTGGGCAAAAGCCAAACGCATTTCTTCCACAGGTTCTTGAGAACCGGATAAAGCCGCGATCGCGCCAAACTGAGCAAAGGTACAAACATTCGAGGTACTATGTCCTTGAATAATTGTCATGCCTTTAATTAATTCTACAGGTGCGGCAAGATAACCAACTCGCCAACCTGTCATCGAATAACTTTTTGCAAAGCCGTTACTGGTAATCGTACGGGCAAAAATTTCTGGATTAATTGCACCAATACTGAGATGTTCGGCTCCATCGTAGAGAATTTTTTCATAAATCTCATCCGAGACGACGAGTAAATCATTTTCTACCACCACTTCCGCTAAAGCTTTAATTTCATCGGGTGTATACACCGCACCAGTGGGATTTGAGGGAGAATTGAGAACAAATAACTTAGTTTGGGGAGTTATTGCCGCTTTGAGTTGTTTGGGAGTAATTTTATAATCGTACTCCGCCTTAGTCGGGACAATTACAGGTTCTCCTCCAGCCAATTTCACCATTTCCGGATAAGACAACCAATAAGGAGAAGGGATAATCACCTCATCTTGTGGTTCAATCAAAGCCAACATCATCCCAAACAAAGAATGCTTACCACCATTAGTTACAATGATATTTTCCGGTTCGTAAGCGAGATGATTATCAGATTGTAGCTTCGAGGCGATCGCTTCTCTTAATTTTGGTTCCCCAGCCGCCGGACCGTATTTAGTTTTTCCTTCATCTAAAGCTTGTTTGGCTGCTTCTTTAATATGTGCGGGTGTATCAAAATCCGGTTCCCCAGCGCTAAAACTACATACATCTACCCCTTCTTCCTTTAGATGCTTCGCTTTAGCCGCGATCGCCAAAGTAATCGAAGGCGGTACTTTACCTACTCTTGCTGTTAATTTCATCCTCTCTAACTACCCCACTAACTTTTTTTAGTTATCACGTACCCGCATTTACCAGTTTTCAGCTACCAGTTTTCAGTTAACAGTGAACAGTTTATTCTCTAATTCCCCTTATTTTCCAATCTAGCTGCCCTCATAACTCTCTGTGGCAAATCATCTTAGCAAAACTCGGTATCAGCGATCGCTTAGGGATTGGGGATTGGGGATTGGGGATTAGGGATTGGGGATTGGGGATTAGGGATTGGGGATTGGGGATTGGGGATTAGGGATTGGGGATTAGGGATTGGGGATTGGGGATTGGGGATTAGGGATTAGGGATTGGGGATTAGGGATTGGGAAATCAGTTATCAGTTACCAGTTTATCCTTCCTCCTTGTCCTCCCCCTCTCCCTTGTCCTCCCCCTCTTCCCAATCACCAGTCCCCAGTCCCCAGTCCCCAGTCCCCAGTCCCCAATCACGGTTCGACAATATTAAACCAAAAATCGAAATCATCCAGCAGTCCCAACAACTCACTAAATTTCCCTGCGTCACCTTCAATCTGTAACTCAGAAGATTCTCTTTTCTCTTCAATACTCGACAAACCTAAACTAATATCGATTAAAGCATCCTTTGTCAGCAATACCTTAGCGTCTGCATCTTCCCTTTGCAGATTAGCTTGATGCACCAACACGCCATTTTCTACCGTAACGAAATACTCTTCCTCCACATCCGTAAACCGAAAATTAAGCTTAATTTCCATTTCGGCGGCTTTCGGTCCATTGACACGTACTGCGAGATAATCAAAGAGCATCCCTGGTGTCATCACCTTCATCGTATCTGGATCGTCAGGGCTACCTGACATTTCTCTGTCACCTAAACCGTGTCGCAACTCTTTTGCGCCCATCAAATAAATATTACGCCATGTCCCTGCTTCAGCTTGATAAGCTAATTGTTCGTAAGTATCAGCGAGAAGCTGACGGGCTTTGAGGTTCGAGGGTTCAGCAAAAACTAGATGGTTTAAAACTTGGGCTGTCCAGCGATATTCGCCTTTTTCAAAGCATTTTTGCGCTTTTGCTAAGATTGTTTCCCCACCACCCATAAACTCAACATATTTTTGGCTAGCTTCTGCGGGTGGTAACGGATGAAGATTTGCTGGGTTAGCATCATACCAACCAAAATAACGCTGATAGATGGCTTTGATATTGTGGTTTAACGTGCCATAATAGCCGCGATTGTACCAATACTTACCAATGGATTCGGGTAAATTGAGAATTTCGGCGATTTCAATGCCAGTATAGCCATGATTCATCAAGCGTAAGGTTTGATCGTGGAGATACTTATAAGCATCGCGATGAGTTTTCAGGTATTTGGTAATTTTATCTTGACCCCACCGGGGCCAAAAGTGACTGGCGAACATTACTTCGGTTTGATTTGCAAACAAGCGAATTGATTCTGTAAGATATTCTGCCCAACTTTTGGCATCACGGACTAAAGCACCTCGGAGAGTTAAAATATTGTGAATCGAAGCATTAGCATTTTCTGCCATGCAAAGAGCTTTAAACTGGGGAAAGTAGAAATTCATTTCTACAGGCGCTTCGGTTCCAGGTGTAAGTTGAAAGATGATTTCTACACCGTCGATAGTTAGTTTTTGACCAG
The sequence above is a segment of the Oscillatoria salina IIICB1 genome. Coding sequences within it:
- a CDS encoding universal stress protein; the protein is MTYQKILVALDKSPAGKLVFEQALDLAKKDNAKLMLFHSLPLEYQSVGSYTDLYGQNLANFSQSMHQQLEKESESTRQWLSEFGDRATNEGVATEWDWRIGDAGRCIRELASSWGADLIVVGRRGRQGLSEMFLGSVSNHVVHHASCSVLVVQGID
- a CDS encoding pyridoxal phosphate-dependent aminotransferase, which encodes MKLTARVGKVPPSITLAIAAKAKHLKEEGVDVCSFSAGEPDFDTPAHIKEAAKQALDEGKTKYGPAAGEPKLREAIASKLQSDNHLAYEPENIIVTNGGKHSLFGMMLALIEPQDEVIIPSPYWLSYPEMVKLAGGEPVIVPTKAEYDYKITPKQLKAAITPQTKLFVLNSPSNPTGAVYTPDEIKALAEVVVENDLLVVSDEIYEKILYDGAEHLSIGAINPEIFARTITSNGFAKSYSMTGWRVGYLAAPVELIKGMTIIQGHSTSNVCTFAQFGAIAALSGSQEPVEEMRLAFAQRRQVMLEAVSAIPGLSCPKPNGAFYLFVDISTTGMASLDFCNALLDSQQVATIPGVAFGADNCIRLSYATDMTSIEKGMKRLEKFVTSL
- a CDS encoding alkyl/aryl-sulfatase — encoded protein: MERELSPKPATPFTVAANQAVYKQLLFQDTEDFEFVERGFIATWDEPIIKTATGKKVWDFTAFDFLTEKTEPATVNPSLWRQAQLLAKHGLFQVSDRVYQVRGFDISNITFIVGDTGYIVIDPLISEEVAAAAYQLVKTHLGDKSVVAVIYTHTHLDHFGGVKGVVCESDVEAGKVQIIAPEGFMEYAVGENAIAGSAMLRRATYQIGPFLPKNPQGNTTVGLGIARSTGNTSLIAPTLDITHTGQKLTIDGVEIIFQLTPGTEAPVEMNFYFPQFKALCMAENANASIHNILTLRGALVRDAKSWAEYLTESIRLFANQTEVMFASHFWPRWGQDKITKYLKTHRDAYKYLHDQTLRLMNHGYTGIEIAEILNLPESIGKYWYNRGYYGTLNHNIKAIYQRYFGWYDANPANLHPLPPAEASQKYVEFMGGGETILAKAQKCFEKGEYRWTAQVLNHLVFAEPSNLKARQLLADTYEQLAYQAEAGTWRNIYLMGAKELRHGLGDREMSGSPDDPDTMKVMTPGMLFDYLAVRVNGPKAAEMEIKLNFRFTDVEEEYFVTVENGVLVHQANLQREDADAKVLLTKDALIDISLGLSSIEEKRESSELQIEGDAGKFSELLGLLDDFDFWFNIVEP